A genomic window from Alkalihalobacillus sp. AL-G includes:
- a CDS encoding Xaa-Pro dipeptidyl-peptidase has translation MHKRLLSVAVCVVLLLSVVAGLNPMSVSIANAETESGLTHLKIKDGMTQPIYSREEAIVEHLYVETTVDSDQDGEFDRVSIKVMRPNSEPGVKVPVIYEMSPYRAGLNFPLEFYDVDRPLTPVDHPGYGGKPFALTTNAVLNLGYLGNYYVPRGYAVILGESIGSGDSEGCATTGDEQEKLAAKAVIDWLNDRANAFTEDGAMVTADWTTGNVGMIGVSYNGTLPNAVATTGVEGLKTIVPISAISSWYDYYRANGAVVAPGGYQGEDTDVLAKAVTTRDNPEVCQAIIEVLEQKQDRATGDYNEFWDHRNYVNDAENIEASVLVVHGLNDWNVKTEQFAQWWDALEKYDVPRKMWLHQGGHGGTSENNWKQTENRWFAHWLYGIDNGIMDEPMIDIEREDGSWEQEANWPNNNTENTTIYIEETRQGTDGTLRTHPVPNRPDATQMFVDDSSIRANTLVANPELDNENRLAYLSPELKDDTRISGTPEVSIRASLDQSVANLTALLVDYGGERPEIVTRGWMDPQNLKSSERSKALVPGREYTFSWNLQPDDYIFEKGHRLGVVIIASDYHYTLRPEAGTKITIKPTKSNVTLPIVGGKDAIGW, from the coding sequence ATGCACAAGAGATTGCTAAGCGTAGCAGTTTGTGTCGTCCTGCTGCTTTCTGTAGTAGCTGGACTCAACCCAATGTCCGTTTCTATTGCTAACGCAGAAACGGAGAGTGGTTTGACACATCTCAAAATTAAAGATGGGATGACCCAGCCAATCTATTCACGTGAAGAGGCAATCGTTGAACATCTGTATGTTGAAACGACAGTCGATAGTGATCAGGATGGGGAGTTTGACCGAGTGTCAATCAAGGTGATGCGACCGAATTCCGAACCCGGTGTAAAGGTTCCGGTAATCTACGAAATGAGTCCCTATCGGGCGGGATTGAATTTTCCACTAGAATTCTATGATGTTGATCGTCCGCTTACCCCTGTCGATCATCCAGGGTATGGTGGCAAGCCATTTGCCCTTACAACGAATGCTGTACTAAACCTTGGCTATCTAGGAAACTACTATGTTCCTCGTGGTTATGCCGTCATTTTGGGAGAGAGCATCGGTTCAGGTGATTCGGAAGGCTGTGCAACGACTGGAGATGAACAGGAAAAGCTTGCTGCAAAAGCGGTTATCGACTGGTTGAACGATCGGGCTAATGCTTTCACGGAGGATGGTGCGATGGTCACTGCCGATTGGACAACAGGTAACGTTGGCATGATTGGGGTTTCTTATAATGGTACCCTACCGAATGCAGTTGCGACCACCGGGGTTGAAGGTTTGAAAACAATCGTACCGATATCTGCAATCAGCAGCTGGTATGACTATTACCGAGCAAACGGTGCGGTCGTAGCACCGGGCGGCTACCAAGGTGAAGATACAGACGTCCTTGCGAAGGCCGTTACGACGAGAGACAACCCGGAAGTTTGCCAGGCAATAATCGAAGTACTTGAACAAAAACAGGATCGTGCAACAGGTGACTACAATGAATTTTGGGATCATCGCAACTATGTAAATGATGCGGAGAACATTGAAGCAAGTGTTTTGGTCGTACATGGTCTTAACGACTGGAACGTGAAGACGGAACAATTTGCCCAATGGTGGGATGCTCTCGAAAAATATGATGTCCCTCGTAAAATGTGGCTGCATCAGGGCGGTCATGGAGGAACCTCCGAAAACAACTGGAAGCAGACAGAAAATCGTTGGTTCGCTCATTGGTTGTACGGAATCGACAACGGAATCATGGACGAGCCGATGATTGACATTGAGCGGGAAGACGGGTCCTGGGAGCAGGAAGCGAACTGGCCGAACAATAATACTGAAAACACAACTATTTATATAGAAGAAACTCGTCAAGGAACAGATGGAACGTTACGGACTCATCCTGTACCTAACCGTCCGGACGCAACCCAAATGTTCGTGGATGATTCATCGATTAGGGCGAACACCCTAGTTGCAAATCCGGAATTAGACAACGAAAACCGTCTCGCGTATTTATCACCAGAATTGAAGGATGACACAAGAATCAGCGGAACCCCTGAAGTGAGCATTCGTGCGAGTCTCGATCAATCGGTCGCTAATTTGACAGCACTCCTTGTCGATTATGGCGGAGAGAGACCGGAAATCGTTACACGGGGATGGATGGATCCGCAAAACCTGAAGTCGTCCGAACGATCGAAGGCGCTCGTTCCTGGTCGTGAATACACCTTCAGCTGGAATCTGCAGCCAGATGATTATATATTTGAAAAAGGGCATCGCCTCGGTGTAGTCATCATCGCAAGTGACTATCATTACACGTTACGACCAGAAGCAGGTACTAAGATTACAATTAAACCCACAAAAAGCAACGTGACATTGCCGATCGTCGGCGGTAAGGACGCTATCGGCTGGTAA
- a CDS encoding DEAD/DEAH box helicase family protein, protein MNKVELITEQLISYIQQEVQSAETIYILTSFVMKSGVDILKPHLVEAVNRGADVKVCAGDYLYITQTDALELLLKIDGIETRLWRSKGKSFHPKAYLFGREKDLDGSFIVGSSNMSASAFTTGIEWNLYMSKSVEPMTYEKAVDLYLKTFQHDNTIPLNYETLKRYNAEYEQFHVRHAALNKKWAKQEEVDLTLTNELPDNQVKEPPVEYVTTEEPIGTITPRPVQAEALESLEITFEENYDKSMVVMATGLGKTYLAGFFARNFNRVLFVAHREEILYQAKRSFLHIMPDKTAGIYNAKSKDTDCDFVFASVFTIGTDHNLKKFGPEHFDLIVVDEFHHAASNSYQRVIDYFDPKFLLGITATPDRMDNKDVYGICDGNVAYQLHFIEAIEKDWLTPFKYYGVYDDTDYSAITWLGNKYDQEELLIAQFRDDLAQRMLEAWCKHRQTRTLGFCSSIRQANFLSNYFKKQGYRTISLHSKTIEMSREEAIHKLTNKQLDIIFTVDLFNEGVDIPSIDTLLFARPTESLTVFTQQVGRGLRLHEGKKYCHIIDLIGNYRNADIKMSLFDTQPEKKKGKVSSVPQVPANCDIDLDLQVINLLDELQEKRQPRKEKLLGAYLDLKEELGRRPTYLELHLYGNANSREYKQEFKSYTGFLKWANELYEQEATVYTRYENWLKEVESTGMAKSYKMIVLLYMLNQGIDQWTNPVTPNEVAPFFHQYLTEKDFRKKIDFSDKNSQRMWEYDQNKVSKLISDMPMSKWAGSSKGLVSFIEGTFKLEFDVLQEDNQVLYEWTKQICEYRLHEHFERKTYNQSVNR, encoded by the coding sequence ATGAATAAAGTAGAGTTAATTACAGAGCAGCTAATTTCATACATACAACAGGAGGTGCAGAGTGCAGAAACTATCTATATTCTGACCTCTTTTGTTATGAAGTCCGGTGTAGATATCTTGAAACCACATTTGGTTGAAGCTGTTAATCGTGGTGCAGACGTTAAGGTGTGTGCAGGAGATTATTTATATATCACACAAACTGATGCCTTGGAATTACTCTTAAAGATTGATGGGATTGAAACTCGTCTATGGAGAAGCAAAGGGAAATCATTTCATCCGAAAGCATATTTATTTGGCAGGGAGAAGGATTTAGATGGATCATTTATTGTTGGTTCATCCAATATGTCTGCATCAGCATTCACAACAGGCATAGAGTGGAACTTGTATATGAGTAAATCCGTAGAACCAATGACTTACGAGAAAGCGGTCGACCTATATTTAAAAACTTTCCAACATGATAATACGATTCCATTAAACTACGAAACATTGAAGAGGTATAATGCAGAATATGAGCAATTCCACGTACGACACGCCGCTCTAAATAAAAAATGGGCTAAGCAGGAAGAAGTGGATTTAACCCTTACGAATGAGCTTCCGGATAATCAAGTGAAAGAACCTCCTGTTGAATATGTAACAACTGAGGAGCCAATAGGCACAATCACTCCAAGACCTGTTCAGGCGGAAGCACTTGAATCTTTAGAAATTACTTTTGAAGAAAACTACGATAAATCGATGGTTGTTATGGCCACGGGTCTCGGTAAAACGTATCTAGCTGGATTTTTTGCAAGGAATTTTAATCGAGTCCTATTTGTTGCACATAGAGAAGAGATTCTCTATCAGGCCAAAAGATCGTTCTTACATATTATGCCGGATAAGACGGCGGGAATTTATAATGCGAAAAGTAAGGATACCGATTGTGATTTTGTCTTTGCATCTGTTTTTACGATTGGAACAGATCATAACTTAAAGAAATTCGGTCCGGAACATTTTGACCTAATTGTAGTTGATGAGTTTCATCATGCTGCATCTAACTCCTATCAAAGAGTTATAGACTATTTTGATCCTAAGTTTTTACTTGGGATTACTGCTACTCCTGATCGGATGGACAATAAAGACGTATACGGGATATGTGACGGAAATGTCGCTTATCAACTACATTTTATTGAAGCTATTGAAAAGGATTGGTTGACTCCATTTAAATACTACGGAGTTTATGACGATACCGATTATTCTGCGATTACCTGGCTCGGAAATAAATATGATCAGGAAGAGCTGTTGATTGCCCAATTTAGAGATGATCTAGCTCAAAGAATGCTAGAGGCATGGTGTAAGCACCGCCAAACTCGAACATTAGGATTTTGTTCATCCATTAGACAGGCGAACTTTTTATCAAACTATTTTAAGAAGCAGGGATATCGAACAATCAGTTTACATTCGAAAACCATTGAAATGTCCAGGGAGGAAGCAATCCATAAATTAACTAATAAACAACTGGATATCATATTTACGGTTGATTTGTTTAATGAAGGGGTCGATATTCCTTCCATAGATACACTTTTGTTTGCTCGTCCTACAGAATCTCTTACAGTCTTTACACAACAAGTTGGGAGAGGCTTACGTCTACATGAAGGGAAAAAGTACTGTCATATCATCGATCTAATCGGAAACTACCGAAATGCCGATATTAAAATGAGTCTATTTGATACGCAACCCGAAAAGAAGAAAGGGAAAGTATCTTCTGTTCCCCAAGTTCCTGCCAATTGTGACATTGACTTAGATTTACAAGTAATTAATCTATTAGATGAGCTTCAAGAGAAACGCCAGCCTAGAAAAGAGAAGTTGCTTGGGGCTTATTTGGATCTAAAAGAAGAACTAGGTCGCCGTCCAACATACCTCGAGCTCCACCTGTACGGGAATGCAAACAGCAGAGAGTATAAGCAAGAGTTTAAGTCCTATACAGGCTTTTTAAAATGGGCGAATGAATTATATGAACAAGAAGCGACTGTTTACACACGATATGAAAATTGGTTAAAAGAAGTCGAAAGCACTGGAATGGCCAAAAGCTATAAAATGATTGTTCTTCTGTATATGCTCAATCAAGGAATCGATCAATGGACCAATCCTGTAACGCCAAATGAGGTGGCGCCATTCTTTCATCAGTATTTAACGGAGAAAGACTTCCGGAAGAAAATCGACTTCTCAGATAAAAACTCCCAAAGAATGTGGGAATACGACCAGAATAAAGTAAGTAAACTAATCTCTGACATGCCGATGAGTAAATGGGCTGGAAGTTCAAAGGGCCTTGTTTCTTTTATTGAAGGTACATTTAAACTTGAGTTTGACGTCCTACAAGAAGACAATCAAGTTCTTTATGAATGGACCAAACAAATCTGCGAATATCGGTTACATGAGCATTTTGAACGGAAAACATATAACCAGTCGGTAAACCGTTAG
- a CDS encoding nucleoside triphosphate pyrophosphohydrolase — MPTYNKLVRDRIPEIIRNTGVDFNTRIMKEKEYHVELRKKLKEELNEYLEANNDNSSIEELADIVEIINALTSVHNSSVEELESVRKEKAEKRGGFQERIFLIDVEDE, encoded by the coding sequence ATGCCAACATATAACAAGCTTGTTAGGGATCGAATTCCAGAAATAATTCGAAACACTGGAGTCGATTTTAATACTCGGATAATGAAGGAAAAAGAGTACCATGTTGAATTACGTAAAAAATTAAAAGAAGAACTTAATGAATACTTGGAAGCAAATAATGACAATTCTTCAATAGAGGAGCTTGCTGATATTGTTGAGATCATTAATGCTTTAACTAGTGTACATAATTCATCGGTAGAAGAACTAGAGTCTGTTCGAAAAGAAAAGGCAGAAAAGCGTGGAGGGTTTCAAGAACGAATCTTCTTGATTGATGTTGAAGATGAATAA
- a CDS encoding helicase-related protein, which produces MLSPKAAGTGLTITSANQVIHYTRWWNPAVENQATDRVYRIGQQKDVYIYYPVVQNSLEEVVDKLLTEKEELAQNVIVLSANLEIEKEILSQFTLL; this is translated from the coding sequence ATATTATCACCTAAAGCTGCAGGAACCGGATTAACTATAACATCGGCTAATCAAGTTATTCACTATACACGATGGTGGAACCCAGCTGTTGAAAATCAGGCAACTGATCGTGTTTATCGAATTGGACAACAAAAGGATGTTTACATCTATTATCCAGTCGTCCAAAACTCTCTAGAGGAAGTCGTTGATAAACTACTTACAGAGAAGGAAGAACTAGCCCAAAACGTGATCGTACTAAGTGCAAACCTTGAAATTGAAAAAGAAATTTTAAGTCAATTTACACTACTATAA
- a CDS encoding DUF6361 family protein: protein MNTIKLGWIDYSSDHKSKVMAVLDLLSDKGAIDELGIGLVRDGFADVLFPGTSTLQTRAKYFFIIPYLMMGLEREKHSSPGEFLEKLGAMEVDLIETLVKKSAEGVIGARAGKKLKRKPSSVYWSGLKTFEIFNHDLTLNNYAKAVFRIQRNKESIRSLGNEDSDDLDTAASEYTSTYWQCLIPESDWKEKLTMDLTFNEAVFLKERMVKSRKSEDSLLAFLLQQNPWELEKIDDFDAIGEVFSLPEGGLREDYAMAKKFSKFIAGANIRYNVILSNKENEIAVQKWNQWRESSFVKNEFPYFRYQDVLYRLKINNPLLKRFLSEWQKTALSDDETVIDELLVQREIELKSKDRAKLYNTKFYAYEEGIWLGSEKLQYRFPNCQNLMVDIFAGLEGGHA from the coding sequence GTGAACACTATTAAACTAGGATGGATTGACTATTCCAGTGATCATAAGAGCAAAGTGATGGCAGTTCTTGATCTGCTTTCTGATAAAGGTGCAATCGATGAACTGGGAATCGGTTTGGTACGGGATGGATTTGCGGATGTTTTGTTTCCAGGCACTTCGACCCTTCAAACGAGGGCAAAATATTTCTTCATTATCCCTTATTTAATGATGGGATTAGAACGAGAAAAACATTCGTCACCAGGAGAATTTCTTGAAAAGCTTGGTGCAATGGAAGTTGATCTTATTGAAACCTTGGTTAAGAAGAGTGCGGAAGGTGTAATTGGCGCCAGGGCAGGCAAAAAGCTTAAGCGAAAGCCTTCCAGCGTTTATTGGAGTGGTCTTAAGACATTTGAAATATTTAATCACGACCTTACATTGAACAACTATGCGAAAGCGGTTTTCAGGATACAGCGTAATAAGGAGTCAATACGTTCGTTAGGAAATGAAGATAGTGATGATCTCGACACTGCTGCTTCTGAATATACGAGTACGTATTGGCAATGTCTTATTCCTGAGTCTGATTGGAAAGAAAAGCTTACTATGGATCTTACTTTCAATGAGGCTGTTTTCTTAAAAGAGAGAATGGTTAAATCACGAAAGTCCGAGGATAGTCTATTGGCTTTTTTGCTTCAGCAAAATCCTTGGGAATTGGAAAAAATAGATGATTTTGATGCGATTGGTGAAGTTTTCTCACTTCCTGAAGGAGGATTGAGAGAAGATTATGCAATGGCGAAGAAATTCAGTAAGTTTATTGCGGGTGCTAATATCCGGTACAATGTGATTCTTTCCAATAAGGAAAATGAAATAGCTGTTCAAAAATGGAATCAGTGGAGGGAAAGTTCGTTTGTTAAAAATGAATTCCCGTATTTCCGGTACCAAGATGTTCTTTACCGCTTAAAGATTAATAACCCTTTATTGAAGAGGTTTCTTAGTGAATGGCAAAAGACGGCTCTTTCAGATGATGAAACTGTGATTGATGAACTGCTGGTACAACGAGAAATCGAGCTGAAATCAAAAGATAGAGCTAAGCTGTATAATACAAAATTCTATGCCTATGAAGAGGGAATTTGGTTAGGATCAGAGAAACTCCAATATCGCTTTCCAAATTGCCAAAATTTAATGGTAGATATTTTTGCAGGTTTGGAGGGAGGACATGCTTAA
- the pepF gene encoding oligoendopeptidase F, with protein MAMKTMEHMTREHVPESHKWDLTDLFETRDDWETELQAVEGNLTTVTSYKGKVGESGRVLLECLEAKEALLQRLMLVATYASLEQSVDNTNTMSQQDASRADEVTSLVNAALSFVEKEILSLSEETIDQFVEDEEGLQTFQKYLTDLFERKPHTLGGETERVLASFGSLFTAPYTIYNRGKLSDMQFEPFTDEDGNERPLSFTSYVGKYSSSSSRVVRRNAYDSFIRTLKQYENTFAATYAAQVNHEVTTARLRNYDSVTDMLLQPQQVTKEMYHNQLDVIQKELAPHMRKYANLKKRVLRLDKVEFADLKAPLDPDFRMETSYEEASETVRDALKVMGPEYSNMIDKALSEGWVDHADNIGKSTGAFCSSPYGIHPYILMTWPDTMRGAFTLAHELGHAGHFYFAGKNQTMTNTRPSRYFIEAPSTMNEMLLGNHLLSNTKDERTRRWVILQLLGTYYHNFVTHLLEGELQRRVYNLVEEGEPLTASVLSEQKGDVLKQFWGDSVEIDEGARLTWMHQPHYYMGLYPYTYSAGLTVSTIVSQMILDEGKPVIDRWMEVLKAGGTMKPLELVKMADVDMSKPDPIRQAVAYVGTLVDELEGSYQQ; from the coding sequence ATGGCAATGAAAACAATGGAACATATGACTCGGGAACATGTACCGGAAAGCCATAAATGGGATTTGACGGACTTATTTGAAACAAGAGATGACTGGGAAACAGAGTTACAGGCGGTAGAAGGGAACCTGACGACTGTTACATCCTATAAAGGAAAGGTCGGGGAAAGTGGCAGAGTTTTACTTGAATGCCTGGAAGCAAAGGAAGCGTTATTGCAACGGCTTATGTTAGTCGCTACATATGCAAGTCTAGAACAATCCGTCGATAACACGAATACGATGAGTCAACAAGACGCATCGAGAGCTGACGAAGTAACATCACTCGTTAATGCTGCTCTATCATTTGTAGAAAAGGAGATTCTTTCACTTTCAGAAGAAACGATCGACCAATTCGTTGAAGATGAAGAAGGCCTTCAAACGTTCCAAAAATATTTGACCGATTTATTCGAGAGAAAGCCCCATACATTGGGAGGAGAAACAGAAAGGGTCCTCGCATCCTTCGGTTCGCTTTTCACTGCTCCATACACCATTTATAACCGGGGAAAATTATCAGATATGCAGTTTGAGCCATTTACAGATGAAGATGGAAATGAACGTCCGCTCTCTTTCACATCCTATGTAGGCAAGTATAGTTCCTCTTCATCCAGAGTCGTTCGTAGAAATGCGTATGATTCCTTCATCCGTACGTTGAAACAATATGAAAATACTTTTGCAGCAACGTATGCGGCACAGGTTAATCATGAAGTGACTACTGCCCGTTTACGAAACTATGACTCAGTAACGGACATGCTGCTTCAACCGCAGCAAGTGACAAAAGAGATGTATCACAACCAGTTGGATGTCATACAAAAAGAATTGGCTCCACATATGCGGAAATACGCCAACCTGAAAAAACGGGTGTTACGGTTGGATAAAGTGGAATTTGCTGATTTGAAAGCTCCTCTCGATCCGGATTTCAGGATGGAGACGAGTTACGAAGAAGCGTCTGAAACCGTACGGGATGCACTTAAGGTCATGGGTCCGGAATACAGCAACATGATCGATAAAGCCTTATCGGAAGGATGGGTAGACCATGCTGATAACATCGGGAAGTCGACCGGAGCCTTTTGTTCGAGTCCTTATGGCATTCATCCTTATATATTGATGACTTGGCCGGATACGATGAGAGGTGCTTTCACGCTCGCACATGAACTCGGTCATGCGGGGCACTTTTACTTTGCCGGAAAAAATCAGACAATGACGAATACACGTCCGTCCCGGTATTTTATCGAAGCGCCATCGACGATGAATGAGATGCTTCTCGGGAATCATCTTTTATCGAATACAAAGGATGAACGAACGAGACGTTGGGTGATCCTGCAGTTGCTTGGCACCTATTATCATAATTTCGTCACCCATTTACTAGAAGGGGAACTACAACGGAGAGTATACAACCTTGTTGAAGAAGGGGAACCGCTTACTGCGAGTGTATTGTCAGAACAAAAAGGCGATGTCCTTAAACAGTTCTGGGGGGATTCCGTAGAAATAGATGAAGGAGCAAGGCTCACCTGGATGCACCAGCCCCACTACTATATGGGACTCTACCCGTACACGTATTCAGCAGGTCTGACCGTGTCCACAATCGTTTCCCAAATGATTTTGGATGAAGGAAAACCGGTCATCGATCGTTGGATGGAGGTATTGAAAGCCGGCGGTACGATGAAACCGCTCGAACTCGTGAAAATGGCAGACGTCGACATGTCCAAACCGGATCCGATCCGCCAGGCTGTGGCTTATGTCGGAACGTTAGTCGATGAGCTAGAGGGAAGCTACCAACAATAA
- a CDS encoding DUF3231 family protein, with the protein MAEHQPKLTSSEISNLWTTYQSSTMIICGVKYFLATVEDDSIRGILQYTLDFSQQRVQAITQLFQMENYPIPVGFTDHDVNTDSPPLFSDTMILMYLLNMGRLSLVGESLMFSLSPRADVAVFYSDCIVQSKELTDRGTKLALQKGIYVRSPYLPTPEHGDFVNKQSFLTGWFGQRRPLLGIEISNLVYNAERNALGEALITGFSQVSKSKEVREYMHRGKEISSKHFEVFSSILHEEQLSSAKNLTSEVSSSMVAPFSDKLMMFHIAGLVASAIGQYGISVSTSVRRDLSTHYARLAGEIAKYAEDGANIMINNGWMEEPPKAADRDELAKK; encoded by the coding sequence GTGGCAGAACATCAACCAAAATTAACTTCTTCAGAGATTTCAAACCTGTGGACGACATACCAGTCCAGTACCATGATCATTTGTGGTGTAAAATATTTTTTAGCAACTGTTGAAGATGACAGTATTCGTGGAATCCTGCAATATACCTTGGATTTTTCTCAACAAAGGGTTCAAGCCATTACACAACTCTTTCAAATGGAGAATTACCCAATTCCCGTTGGTTTTACCGATCACGATGTTAATACAGATTCTCCTCCATTGTTTTCCGATACAATGATCCTAATGTACTTGTTGAACATGGGGAGGTTAAGCCTTGTTGGGGAGAGCCTGATGTTCTCTCTATCACCTCGAGCTGATGTGGCAGTATTTTATTCTGATTGCATAGTACAATCGAAAGAACTTACGGATCGGGGGACCAAACTTGCACTACAAAAAGGGATTTACGTTCGTTCTCCTTATTTGCCGACACCGGAGCATGGAGATTTCGTAAATAAGCAAAGTTTCTTAACTGGGTGGTTCGGGCAACGTCGGCCTCTTTTAGGTATTGAAATTTCCAATCTTGTTTACAATGCCGAAAGAAATGCACTCGGAGAAGCCTTGATAACCGGATTCAGTCAAGTTTCAAAATCAAAGGAAGTACGCGAGTATATGCATCGAGGTAAGGAGATTTCTTCAAAGCACTTCGAAGTTTTCAGCTCTATTCTTCATGAGGAACAACTTTCATCGGCCAAAAATTTAACTTCAGAAGTTTCAAGTTCTATGGTAGCTCCTTTTTCCGATAAATTAATGATGTTTCACATTGCAGGGCTAGTGGCTTCCGCTATTGGACAATATGGTATAAGTGTGTCAACAAGTGTACGACGTGATTTATCGACTCATTATGCCAGGTTGGCAGGCGAAATTGCGAAATATGCGGAAGATGGTGCGAACATTATGATCAACAATGGTTGGATGGAAGAACCGCCCAAAGCAGCAGATCGCGATGAATTAGCAAAGAAATGA
- a CDS encoding L-lactate permease, which yields MSTGLLAVLSLLPIIVVGIFLVGLRWPASKAMPISYIVAVLLALFVWKIPGATVAAASVNGLVVAATLLYIIFGAILLLNTLQESGGIKTIRQGFTGISPDRRVQVIIIAWLFGSFIEGSAGFGTPAAVAVPLLVGLGFPAMAAVVAGMVIQSTPVSFGAVGTPILVGVQSGLSADNGITDNFLTLVTNIGGQVAILHAIVGTLVPLFVVALMTRFFGKNKSFREGIKVWKFALFAAFSMTIPYVIVANVLGPEFPSMIGGLVGLAIVVTAAKKGFLMPPKEEHWDFEEKSKWDPSWTGTIEIKDIAHKSGNMSMVRAWTPYILVGLFLVITRLEALPLLDLLKSWTVSIPNMFGTEISASFQPLYLPGTIFIVVSLITFAIHQMDVGSYKRAWAHSGKTMIAASTALVFTVPMVQVFLNSGGGAAGYAQMPIELANGVAALTGDIWPIFAPFIGGIGAFIAGSNTVSNMMFSLFQYDVGSQIGVNPTWIVALQAVGGAAGNMICVHNVVAASAVVGMVGKEGDVIRKTIIPFLYYATAAGALGYSIVWTAEKGVLNLGTVIFTVIAALAVYIIVSNKNKTGLVQVSNDKPIKPAQ from the coding sequence ATGAGTACAGGCTTATTAGCCGTATTATCGTTATTACCGATCATTGTTGTTGGAATATTTCTCGTTGGTCTCAGGTGGCCGGCAAGTAAAGCGATGCCGATCTCCTACATAGTCGCCGTTCTATTGGCGTTATTTGTGTGGAAAATTCCTGGGGCGACAGTTGCTGCTGCCTCTGTCAATGGCTTAGTTGTTGCCGCAACACTGCTCTATATCATCTTCGGTGCGATTTTATTATTGAACACACTGCAAGAAAGCGGTGGAATCAAAACGATTCGTCAAGGTTTCACCGGCATATCCCCGGATCGGCGGGTCCAAGTCATCATTATTGCCTGGCTATTCGGGTCTTTCATTGAAGGTTCAGCAGGGTTCGGTACTCCTGCCGCTGTAGCCGTACCGTTACTTGTCGGATTAGGCTTTCCAGCAATGGCAGCAGTTGTTGCCGGGATGGTCATTCAGAGTACCCCCGTATCCTTCGGTGCGGTCGGTACCCCGATTTTGGTCGGAGTCCAGTCAGGTTTATCTGCGGATAACGGTATTACGGATAACTTTCTCACTCTTGTGACGAATATCGGTGGACAAGTAGCGATTCTCCATGCGATCGTCGGTACACTTGTCCCATTATTCGTAGTTGCACTAATGACCCGGTTTTTCGGAAAAAACAAATCGTTCAGGGAAGGAATCAAAGTCTGGAAGTTTGCTTTATTCGCAGCCTTTTCGATGACGATTCCTTATGTGATCGTTGCAAACGTCCTCGGACCGGAGTTCCCATCTATGATAGGCGGCTTGGTCGGGCTTGCGATCGTCGTTACGGCCGCAAAGAAGGGCTTCCTAATGCCACCAAAAGAAGAGCACTGGGATTTTGAAGAAAAATCCAAGTGGGACCCTTCTTGGACTGGAACCATCGAAATAAAGGACATTGCCCATAAAAGTGGGAATATGTCTATGGTCCGGGCATGGACACCTTATATTTTAGTCGGATTATTTCTTGTCATCACTAGATTGGAAGCGCTGCCATTATTAGATCTGCTTAAGTCTTGGACGGTTTCGATTCCAAATATGTTCGGAACAGAGATATCGGCTAGTTTCCAACCACTTTATTTACCGGGTACGATTTTTATCGTTGTATCATTGATAACGTTTGCTATCCATCAAATGGATGTTGGTTCATATAAGCGTGCATGGGCACATTCCGGTAAAACCATGATCGCCGCATCTACTGCCCTTGTCTTCACAGTTCCAATGGTGCAAGTGTTCCTCAATTCGGGTGGGGGAGCGGCTGGATATGCCCAGATGCCGATTGAATTAGCAAATGGTGTTGCTGCGTTAACCGGAGATATTTGGCCGATTTTTGCACCATTTATAGGCGGTATCGGTGCATTCATAGCAGGCAGTAATACCGTAAGTAACATGATGTTTTCTTTGTTCCAATATGATGTCGGTTCACAAATCGGTGTCAATCCTACATGGATTGTTGCGCTACAGGCTGTTGGAGGAGCGGCAGGAAATATGATTTGTGTGCATAATGTCGTTGCAGCTTCTGCTGTTGTAGGCATGGTCGGTAAAGAAGGGGATGTAATCAGGAAAACCATCATCCCATTCCTCTATTATGCAACAGCTGCAGGGGCACTAGGTTACTCAATTGTTTGGACCGCGGAAAAAGGAGTTTTGAATTTAGGTACAGTCATTTTCACAGTGATCGCTGCACTTGCTGTCTATATTATTGTCTCGAATAAAAACAAAACCGGTTTGGTTCAGGTCAGTAACGACAAGCCGATCAAACCAGCACAATAA